From the Oncorhynchus kisutch isolate 150728-3 linkage group LG27, Okis_V2, whole genome shotgun sequence genome, the window CTTTTATGTAAATGTATCTACACAACTTTTGACTATTTCTGGCATTCTTTGGATGGAAGGTTGGTCATGCATGCCTTTTTGTTTCTTTGTGTACCTAACAAGATGTCTAAATAAGATGAGTCACAGTATGATTTGCCCTGATATGACTTGACAATATATCATACTGATATTGTACAATTAAAAATATCTATAATTGCTGACACAAACTATGCCGCACCCTAACAaaagtgtgtgcatgtgcattttGCAGTGAAAGAAATTGTggcaaaaaataaatgtaaaaaagttAAGGATGCTGAAGCATAATTTAAATTATATATTCTTAAAGCGGACATTTTACTTCCTACTTCCAAGATATTCTGTACTGTGTTAATCATGGGTCATCTCATCCAGCCTTTGCAGGTCAAAATGCACAAAGGGATGTGTTGGCATtgagtatgtgtgtcagtgacaaaaacaatataaaagactagctacagtacatgtgAGAAGCAACTGTCAAACATGGGGATCCAATCACGGCTTACATAAAACACATCAACGTGTTTGTAAATAAAGAACTGGCACAacatgtgtgtgattgtgtcatGATAAATATGCTAATTTACATTCACCACAAGAGAATGGAATACTATCAaaattacagtgaaatgttgattTATTTCTAATCAACGTTTCCGCATTGTCAGTTTAGAATTTTTCTGATATAGAAAAGTCATGCTTACTGCACAACTGGTTAGATCCCAAACTGTATCGCATATAGCCTATtcattattattaaactcacctgcGTCACCTTGTTAAAGTTTGGTAGtaattgtgtcaagaagcaataCCCAGCAATTGCCACATGTTGCAGTCATTGCTAAGAAGAGAGTAGACATATGCGAATGCCAATGTCTGTGATACATCATTGTACCAGTAGATGGAAGCAAATGCACATGACATTTTCTTGGTTTTGACATAAAGCAAAATGTCCTTTAACGATTAAAATACACAAATCCCGAAAAAAAGCATTTGAAGGAATATTGTGAATTACCAAAAACTATGCGTCACATTATCAACAAAATGGAACGTGTACTTCATTAGCACTTGTTTCATATCAGTCAACTCATTCCAAATGACATTTGTTTAACCGATGTTATAAAGTGACGAATAAACTGGTAGGCGCATAAAAACAAGTTTTGGCAAATAATTTATGCACATCTGGGCAAATATTGTGCCAAGTCTAATTACCTGTAGGCCTACTACTGGTGACTGACGTCCTATAGTCTTTGTCCCTATAATTAAACACTGGAGAGGAGAGTCTATTGCGCGTATAATATTAGGTTTTTACGCTGACAGGACGCCGCCTTCAAAGGGACATCGGCAGTTCATAGAAAAAATTAAATGCATTGCAGTTTGATTTGCATACTTGTTTTCCATCTTGTCGATTCTGCTCTTTTCACATCTCACATACGACAGGCTAAGTATTCTACTACTGGCTGAGACTACGTAGAAGAGCTCAATGTCAGTGAAACTGGCAGGCCTCGCTAACAGAAGAAAGAAACATCTATTTTGGGATAGCACTAGAAAAAACCCTCAGAGGACACCATGCTGAAGGAACTACACATGAAATGTGTGTAATTTATTAACAGCAAAGCTTTTGGCAAGACTACATTGTCTGGAATGCACTCACTCAACAGGTTCTCCTTCTTTCTCAGCATCTGAGACCAGGTCGACTGATAGAGCGACACGCTCCACAGTAAATGGGACCAAAAGAACGTGGTGTGATCCGGTTCATGTATTGATTCTGCTTGAACACCTGCTTTGATGACGCCAAAAGATAACGAGGCTAAACCCACCCACTTGAGGTACAGGACAACTGATACGAGGGGAAGTCTATATAGCCTAAACCCTGACACCTGTTGTTCAAGGGTATCACAAATTGGATCCTTGCATCGAGGTCTAACCTTTTGAAAGTGATTATATTTGCGTAGGAGCAGACGTCAATAATCATGTCTCATGGCTGGGGTTACGGACCATCTGACGGTGAGGCATTCAGTGTCATCTGACGCTGATTGCACTTTTGCAACCTACTAGTTGAAACTAAATTGCAACAGTTGCATGAAAGAGTAGCTCTATGCATTTATTATCTGGGGGAAAAAAAACTGTAAATAAGTGTTAATATTTtctggtgtgttactgtaaaTAAATCATTAGCCCTACATTGTTAGGTTATTGTCATAAATTCATAAACGTATCTGTGAGAACACAATTGGACTGTTTAGAATAGAGTGAATGATACATTTGTATGTTTTTTCTGTTTTTGTCTTTGTCCTGTTTTTTTCTATCATAGGACCTGTCAACTGGTGTAAGGACTTCCCCATTGCTAATGGGCCCAGGCAGTCTCCTATTAATATTATTAGTGGCCAAGCATCCTACGATTCTGCCCTGAAGCCCCTCAAACTGAACTATGACCCATCCAACTCCACAGACATTCTGAACAGTGGCCATTCCTTCCAAGTTGGCTTTGTGGATGATACTGACAGTTCAAGTAAGCCTTTATCATGTCAATATGTAATTATATATATTACATGATTATCTCCGTTTCTCACTTCACAAAATATGACCTTCATTTTCTATACAAGTTACATTCTGATGGGTTCTGAGGCAGGGATTCAGTAAGGTAAGGGGCAACGAGAATGAGGCTTGCTGCAAACTGGTTACATATTAACTCAGTGGCTGTGTGTCAAATATCAAACACTGGTGAATTAATTTCTGTATGCACTGTCTTTGTGCATATAGGCTGCAGAACAGTAGATGATATTGATAGGTGGGTTGCAAGTAGGCAGGTGTTTGAAAAGACGCTAGTTGTCTGGTTGTTGTCTATTGACGTGGTGCCGGAAAGCAAGCACACCTGTCTGCAGACTAGATTGTTCAAAACGAACGTTTCCTACCCTACCTTATCGTTTATTTTATAGTAGTGTATTTTACGATCAGGATAATCTATGAAGTAAGCATATTGCGGTATTGCTTCCCAACGTGTTCCTTTTGAGTTGTTAgggagatagtacttttgcacatataacacactgtggctgagaaAAGGCACtaccaatataagtgaacccccaAATCATGTAGTTCTTATCATATTTgtgcctcttcgatggtccatcGTTcggctttcccgggtaagggagCAGTAGCTCTTCgactgcatcagattcacaactgtcactgtcagtgtccatgccaGATGGGCtagcaacaaatgtagaattactgatacTAGCTTTGGATGTCCTCGTGGAAGCTGAACAACTTGTCGTTGACAGGTGCAGTACcgatggtagtagcagtactaccagtagagctggtatgtgtgtCTATGGACGCGGGCatgacttttttttaaatcaattttcgagcaaacggaatgagcatcAGCTACATTTgtctacatacggaccgttagtggaattcccgcgacaGAGTAACGTTTAATGTGATCGGAttttaattatttgactaggctacctgtatatgacattgtgttatttcgctgaacactagatggtttcattttattttgggcagtgaaatgaggctactcaggcgaggggATAAAatcctcacccaaatgtatagccccgttggaaaatataaattgaCTTAAAAattttgaatttaaaaaaatagaaaTGTGAATCAcgtttttatttggcgtacccctgaGGAACACCTGCCTTAAATCAATTCAAACGCAACAGCCTGTAACTGTAGTAGATGACTAGTAATCATCTGTCATTTGCCTGCATTTGGACACTTTGGATATTTTGAAGAGCATCTATTAaaagtgtgtgcgtgtatgtttgtgtgtctgtgcgttcCCGCTCGCAGCACTGACCGGAGGCCCCATCACCGGCACATACAGGCTGAAGCAGTTCCACTTCCACTGGGGAGCCAGTGATTACAGGGGCTCTGAGCACACCGTCAATGGAATCAAGTTCCCATGTGAGGTAGGCAGTTCAAGACCTAGATTTTACAACCGGACAAGCTGTATGGCTTCAGATCAGTATTTTGATTGGCTACCTGAGCTAAACCTGACATCATCTTTCTGTTTTTAAAGCTCCATCTGGTGCACTGGAACACCAAGTACCTCAGCTTTGGTGAAGCTGCTAGCCATCCCGATGGTCTTGCTGTAGTTGGAGTGTTTCTGAAGGTACAGATCTAATACAATTTAAATGTTTAGAATTAGTTCATATGCTATTTATGCTTCCTTGTGATTTAATTCTAAAAGTAGCCTGATTCCCTTGTTTAACTGTGAATTCTTGTTTCCTATAGCTTGGTGCTGCAAACCCCAGACTACAAAAGGTTCTGGATGCTCTGGAGGCCATCAAATCAAAGGTGAAATCAAAACTGACTACTACTCAAATTTAGCTGTAGTGGGAATTGGATGGGAATGTTGAAGTAAGGCTTTGTTTAAACATGTATAAATCACAATTTGTCTTCTGTAGGGGAAGCAAACTACATTTTCCAACTTTGACGCCAAAACTCTGCTGCCTGACTCACTGGACTACTGGACATATAATGGCTCCCTGACCACTCCCCCTCTGCTGGAGAGTGTCACCTGGATTGTCCTGAAGGAATCAATCAGTGTCAGCCTTACCCAGGTACAATAATTTTACACAGCACCTTCATTGTCACTAATCAACTTCATCAGTTCAGCCCCAATTCATTGACCAAGGTCAGCACTGGTGTAGCACACCCTGCCACACAGACAACCATGCCACACAGCCCCCGCAAGGTTAGTTGTACTCTAGTTTTTATAGTCAGAAGTTTAGCCATTCACTTAATGGACTTGGCCGCTTTCACTTTAGATTACTTTATCGGGGTGGCCCACAGTGCTTATTTAGTAACTCCTGCCAGTATCATTTGAATAGCCCACCACTTCTATGAAAGTAGCCTTCACCCATATTGATATACCAAGCATGCGTAGTAAAGGTATGTTCTTTCCCTATATCATGGGCAAAAAAAGTTTTTGTTGTTCCATGCGGTCCTAGAACTTCCGaagtctgtctgtaaataatttaTAAAGACAATCTGTCTTCCTATGATGAAATAAGAAACACATCTGCAACAGTACATAGCTACACAGCAGACACCTCCCCAATTATTAGACATTAAAGAGTGGACTGTTTCTTTTATATAGTTTTTTTACTATGTGtattcatacagtgccttcggaaagtattcagaccccttgactttttccacattttgttacattacatcctttttctaacatggattaaatatttttttcccccttaatctacacacaataccccataatagcaaagcaaaaacaggtctaGAAATGTTAATTTATTTCAAATAAAACagtgaaatcacatttacataagtattcagaccctctacgcagtactttgttgaagcaccttcgggtATGactgctacaagcttggaacacctgtatttggggagtttctccccttctctgcagatcctctcaagctctgtcaggttggatggggagcgtcgctgcacagctattttcaagtctctccagagatgtttgatcgggttcaagtccatggctttgcattgtcttggctgtgtgcttagggtcgttgtcttgttgtaaggtgaaccttctccccagtctgagatcctgagcaggttttcatcaaggatctctctgcactttgctccgtaCATATttgcttcgatcctgactagtctcccagtccctgccactgaaaaacatcctcacagcatgatgctgccaccacacttcaccatagggatggtgccaggtttcctccagacgtgacacttggcattcaggccagagttcaatcttggtttcatcagaccatagaatcttgtttctcatggtctgacagtctttaggtaccttttgacaaacttcaagcaggctgtcatgtgcctttttactgagcagtggcttccatctggccactctaccattaaggcctgattggtggagtgctgcagagatggttgtccttctggaaggttctcccatcttcaaagaggaactctagagctctggcagtcacctctctgaccaaggcccttctcccccgattggccggggggccagctctaggaaaagtctcggcggttccaaacttctttcatttaagaatggaggccactgtgtccttggggacctttaatgctgcagattttttttggtaccctttcccagatctgtggctTGACACTTTGCGCTCTACGGACGATTCCTTCAACcttttggcttggtttttgctctgacatgcactgtcaactgtgggaccttatataaacaggtgtgtgcctttccaaatcatgttcaattaaTTTAGtataacacaggtggactcctatccacctgtagaaacatctcatggaggatcaatggaaacaggatgcacctgagctcaatttcgagtctcatagggtctggatgcttatgtaaataaggttgttttttatttttaacaaatGTTCATacatttcaaaaaacctgttttcgctttgtaattattgtgtgtagattgctgtggatttttatttaatccattttactgTAAAGTAACAATGTGGAAACAATCAAGGGGCTTGAATAGTTTTGAAAGGCACTGTATTCTTGATAGTTCAttctaatatacctactactgtacattgcattTTGTTACACtttatgtatacactgtattcttGACAACTCATTGTAATGTGCagtatctactgctgtacatatcattcttagtatatATTATTGGTGTATATATGCATATATTGTATTTGGATTACTGATAGCGTTATTTGGGTTGTTAACTGAATTAATTCTGATTTCTTATTTCTAGTTTTTTTTGTGTACatgttttgacatttttgctgcactgttaggcgctagtaacacaagcatttcgttgcatccgctataacatctgctaaactgtatacgccaccaataaactttgatttgatttattattgaAGCTCCATGCTGAGCCTTGGGGATATCAAATGCCGAAGTCCAATTTCACCAGCTGGCATTTACATTTGGTCCCCAAGGAGACTTGTTTACTGAACGCTCAAAAAGCTGCAGTCAAAAGCATTGTCTCACAAATGTCATCATGATTGTAGCCCTCCCTAAATCGACACTTTCAGCCATATGCATTGCTGAGGTTAAGGTGTAGCGCAAGGCAGCAATAACTTGGATGGAGAGTTTCACAGTTCTGACAGAGTACTGATGCAATGTCGTGTTGGAAAAAGCCTttcacctacatacagtaggacGGTCTAGGACCCATGCCTAAAGAGTGTGAGACTACAGAATAAAGAAAATTAATGCACTTTCATAATTTTTGGGGTGATTTCACGTTTCGCTGTCAATGAGAACAAGTTGAACAGTGTGTCAATTGATATGGTCTACACCTACATTTTGAACTTTTACTAGGAAATGAGACTGTACAGACTCTGCAGCCGGTCATTGTCATGGTATGCATAGTAATATCAATTTAGTGAAGACATTTTCATTCTTATAGGAACCTGGATGTACACTCTTTACTTACTTGCTTATGGCTGTACGTCTGATTACTTTGATTCCAATTGTGGAGTTTGTGCTAATGACAAATGTATATGGCTTTGCAGGCGATTGAGACCCACATGGTTTAACATGTGAGGTTTAGGTGAACTCTCTACCAGAGAGGGGTTCCCAAGCTGCACGCTGGTGTCATTGCGCATACTGTTCTATTCTCCCCTCTGATTTTTGTCCTCCACTCTTTATCCTCAAAACTTCACTCTACATTGATCAGTTAGACGTCTATAGGAACATTGGTACTTATTTGGTATTGTTTTAGGGATTATATGATCTAAATATAGGAAATCGTTTTTGGAGAGCAGTAGGCCACAGCAACCACTTTAGCATGAGTCAAAGGCCGCAGTGTTGACATTCTGATTCTAACCATTGTATCTCCCTTTCTTGCGCTCTCTCGCTTGACAGATGGGTAAATTCCGCAGCTTGAAGTTCAGTGGGGACGGAGAGGCACATTGCTGCATGCAGGACAACTACAGACCCACTCAGCCTCTCAAGGGACGCAAGGTCCGCCGGTCCTTCAAGTAAACAGCCACGTGTCACACCATCCCCCATCCATCTTCCCCAGGTTATATACACACCGTGTGCCATTTTAGCACATGCATTGGTGTCAGAATTTGCTAATGGTTAACCCCattgacaaaaccatcagtaaaTACTACAAAACAGAAATGTAAACCTAAACCAATGCAATTTAGTAACGAGCCAGTGCAGATGAGATTTATGCGCTGGTATGGATGGATAGCAGCTCCTGTAATCCCTGACGATCAGCCTCAGGATCACCCCAGATTAATGTAATTTAGCTGCCTGCCCCTGCAATAACAGATGAGTCAGAGATAGAGGCCTTTAATGGTATAATACTACAGGGCTTTTTTTTCTTCTAGACTCTCAATAAGCACAAACAGTTGCTATGCAAGAGATGGAATCTTGAATGAATCCTTAAACACTTTCCATTTTTGTATTGTATCCTCACAACATCAATGTATTGTTTGATTTTTGTCACTTTAGATTACAGGTCCATGCCAAATATAAGAGATGTAATTTAAGTGTTTATATATATGTAATATTTTTGTACTCATAACTTACCTCTCTACCTACCGTCACCCCAGTGCATTATCGTTGTCTTAAAATCACGAGTGATAGAAAATGGGTATATTGAATTACCACACTAGAGAAATGTCAGTTGCCCTTTGGCTGTGTGGGATCAGCCTTACCCAGCTAGGGAAACAGAGACCCCACTGTTGATAATCAGATATCTTCCTTTAAAGTACGGACAGAAGGCTTATTTTACAGTCACGTGCCCTTAACGAGGAAGTATTGACCTGAGTTCTCCACCTCGGTGGTTCAGGACAAGTTAATCATGTTGTGTGGTACAAACAACAGTCACTCCAACTTAAATATGTCTTTGTGATTAACCTGTTCACATCCTTGTACAATATCAAAATGCGCCTCAGAACAAATTACTTTTGGTGTAAATGCATGGAATTTGGTGTCAACATAGTAAACGGGTCTAGACAGGCCACATTGAAATGTTAAGATTATCATACTTCCAGTGTCAAAGTTGGGattttgaaaatatttttttaatcgtTAAAATGACTTCAGCATATGTATGTCGACTCATATAGTATTGCTCTTTGACCTGTTCTAAACCCAACTATGTCTAATATATGATTCAACTCAGTAGTTTGTGACCTACAGCTATTTCTGTATAGTACTATATTTAGTCTTTGGACACATGGGTTACTGTTTTTATTACACATTTCAAGAATCAAGTCATGTGAATACAATCAAAAGATCAGAATAATTTTTGGTATATAGATTGACAGGACCAATATACACTGCATATAcgaaacctgctctttccatgacagactgacgaAAGGTGAAAGCTATTATTAataccttattgatgtcacctgttaaatccacttcaatcagtgtagatgaaagagaggagacatgttaaagaaggatttttaagctttgagacatggattgtgtatttgtgccattcaaagggtgaatgagcaggacaaaatattgaagtgcctttgaacggcgtatggtagtaggtgccaggcacaccgattTCGAGTGTGTTAACTGCAACACTgctttttcacactcaacagtttcccatgtgtatcaagaatggtccaccagccaacttgacacaactgtgggaagcattgaagtcaacatggaccagcatccctgtagaatgcttgacaccttatagagtccaCCTCAATGCCCCTaatgaattgagactgttctgaaggcaaaagggggaaggtgttcttaatgttttgtgctcTCATTGTAGTTGtctattttgtattatttaaagATCCCCACACTCCTGGGGTCTTGCAACATTAAGGCAGATATATagaattttatatattttataattttataACACTTTCAGGCCACTACTCCACTATCCAGGCCACACCTCCCATAGTCTATCCTTGACTTGGAGATGGTGAAGAGACTTGCTGGCATGTCTTgtagggtatgcatgggtgtctgagctgtgtgctagtagtttaaacagacacctcggtgcattcagcatgttaacacttcttacaaaatcaagcagtgatgaagtcaatctctcctccactttgagtcATGAGAgtttacatgcatattattagtgtTAGCTCTCCATGTACATATAAGGGCAAGGCATGCTGCACTTTTCTGAGCCAATTGTCATTTTCTGGAGGTCTCTCTTTGTGCCACCTGACTACACGGCTGAAAAGTGCGACAAAATTAGGGACTGTAggaacctgccttgttgatagtgtcgttAAGGCAGAGCagagctttattatggacagacttctcccattttagctactgttgtatcaacatgttttgaccatgacagttacaatccagggttacttgctcaatttccacattatttattacaatatttagttgaggtttatggTTTCGCAAATTATTTCTCACAAATACAATGCTTagattttgaaatatttaggactaacttattccttgccacccattctgaaactaactgcagtgatttcactcgctgtagtagctgatgtgtatagtgttgagtcatccacatacatagacacactggctttactcaaagccagtcacatgtcattagtaaagattgaaaaaagtaaggggtcGACCGCTGCCCTGAGGAATTCCTGATTcgacctggattatgttggagaggcttccattaaccCTTTGCCACGTACGATCACATATTTGTGATCATTGTTAACTGGTTCCTGCAGAATATCATCACAAATATGTGATTGGAACAGTAGTAACAGAACACATGATGGAACAAACTTGTCTAAACAGTATTGTTTTCTGAAAGCATCTAAACAATGCTTTGTACTGCTGggaaataaaggtcttcacaacTTTATTCATCAATTTCACCTTTTATTGAAAAAGATAAATGCGAACATCATCATCCAAATATCACACAGAACACATCCACAGCCAAACTCATTCCGTAAACCAGTCTAAATAAAAGGTTGCgctaacaaaaaacaaaacagttAGCAACCTAACAGCTAGACTTGTTTACAATGTACCACATCTCTGGTGAGCACAAGAGAGAAATGTAATATGGTTTAGAAAAGAGATGGGTGTCAGCTAAGCTAACAGCAGCTACATTCTTTatgatggcagccatgtttgtttatgtttgacaAGCGAAAACTCCCAAATCCCAGAATGCCATTCACTATAAGACgcaaataaacaaagtcaaagatgGCTGCGCCcattgcttgaaaatatgaacttAATTTGTCCATTTTTCAGCATATTACAAATCTTCAATGTACTTGTTACAGTGTATACAAGAACTGGAGCACATGACTTGACAAGTTATTTACAATTTTTGACAAAGCAATTATAATGTTATCCCCTCACAGATCATCACA encodes:
- the LOC109871599 gene encoding carbonic anhydrase, giving the protein MSHGWGYGPSDGPVNWCKDFPIANGPRQSPINIISGQASYDSALKPLKLNYDPSNSTDILNSGHSFQVGFVDDTDSSTLTGGPITGTYRLKQFHFHWGASDYRGSEHTVNGIKFPCELHLVHWNTKYLSFGEAASHPDGLAVVGVFLKLGAANPRLQKVLDALEAIKSKGKQTTFSNFDAKTLLPDSLDYWTYNGSLTTPPLLESVTWIVLKESISVSLTQMGKFRSLKFSGDGEAHCCMQDNYRPTQPLKGRKVRRSFK